From a region of the Stenotrophomonas sp. BIO128-Bstrain genome:
- a CDS encoding DMT family protein, whose amino-acid sequence MPGTPFTAYLYPVLLLLGSNIFMTFAWYGHLKYKSAPLMTVILVSWGIAFFEYCLQVPGNRLGSAVYSAPQLKGMQEVITLVVFAAFSAFYLDQPLKWNHWAAFGLILVAAFLMFKE is encoded by the coding sequence ATGCCCGGCACCCCGTTCACTGCCTATCTGTATCCCGTACTACTGCTGCTGGGCAGCAACATTTTCATGACCTTCGCCTGGTACGGGCATCTGAAGTACAAGAGTGCGCCGTTGATGACGGTGATCCTGGTCAGCTGGGGCATCGCGTTTTTCGAGTACTGCCTGCAGGTACCGGGTAACCGCCTGGGCAGTGCGGTGTATTCGGCGCCGCAGCTGAAGGGCATGCAGGAGGTGATCACCCTGGTGGTGTTCGCGGCCTTCTCGGCGTTCTACCTGGATCAGCCGCTGAAGTGGAACCACTGGGCCGCGTTCGGGCTGATCCTGGTAGCGGCATTCCTGATGTTCAAGGAATGA